One segment of Chlorocebus sabaeus isolate Y175 chromosome 24, mChlSab1.0.hap1, whole genome shotgun sequence DNA contains the following:
- the NYNRIN gene encoding protein NYNRIN: MLLSGGDPPAQEWFMVQTKSKPRVQRQRLQVQRIFRVKLNAFQSRPDTPYFWLQLEGPRENMGKAKEYLKGLCNPELWKEVRYPPILHCAFLGAQGLFLDCLCWSTLAYLVPGPPGSLMVGGLTESFVMTQNWLEELVGRLRWGPAPLLTPRGIWEAEVTRAFGALVWIRGDQHAGDLLQLPPAVQELLLSLVRDAAGKEDIIEWLSRFGISDSHSDPEVLICPPQQQKEAPAMVSVGESPGPFVDMGTLQNRVPENSKRLSSLGATGSLIPAQSTPQEAANQLVRVGSNSQGGMDSAQEEGPVQATSSQDSTNHTQALLKQKQVQRIEDKLLFQPPVSALGVCPSWKAWTPGPAFGPLWPGAIAATFWRINELHSLHLAWLLSQACFNFPFWQRPLGPIQLKLPGQNPLPLNLEWKQKELAPLPSAESPAGRPDGGLGGEAALQNCPRPEIPPKVTSLLVVPGSSDVKDKVSSDLPQIGPPLTSTPQLQAGGESGDQGSMQLDFKGLEEGPAPVLPTGQGKPMAQGELTDQSVPGAQTVPETLKVPMAAAVPKAENPPRTQVPPAAPKVPTSQMMPAVHTEPAAPKVPSAPTKPAAQLMATAQKTVVNQPVLAAQVEPTTPKTPQAQKMPVAKTSPAGPKTPKAQAGPAATVSKAPAASKAPAAPKVPVTPKVSRAPKTPAAQKVPMDAGPTLDVAKLLSEVQPTSRASASLPKGQGQAGRQGPQPSGTVALSSKHQFQMEGLLGAWEGAPRQPPRHLQANNTVTSFQRYHEALNTPFELNLSGEPGNQGLRRVVIDGSSVAMVHGLQHFFSCRGIAMAVQFFWNRGHREVTVFVPTWQLKKNRRVRESHFLTKLHSLKMLSITPSQLENGKKITTYDYRFMVKLAEETDGIIVTNEQIHILMNNSKKLMVKDRLLPFTFAGNLFMVPDDPLGRDGPTLDEFLKKPNRLDTDIGNFLKVWKTLPPSSASVTELSDDADSGPLESPPNMEEVREEKEERQDEEQRQGQGTQKAAEEDDLDSSLASVFRVECPSLSEEILRCLSLHDPPDGALDIDLLPGAASPYLDIPWDGQAPCQQVLAHLAQLTIPSNFTALSFFVGFMDSHRDAIPDYEALVGPLHSLLKQKPDWQWDQEHEEAFLALKRALVSALCLTAPNSQLPFHLEVTVSHVALTAILHQEHSGRKHPIAYTSKPLLPDEESQGPQSGGDSPYAVAWALKHFSRCIGDTPVVLDLSYASRTTVDPEVREGRRVSKAWLIRWSLLVQDKGKRALELALLQGLLGENRLLTPAASMPRFFQVLPPFSDLSTFVCIHMSGYCFYREDEWCAGFGLYVLSPTSPPVSLSFSCSPYTPTYAHLAAVACGLERFGQSPLPVVFLTHCNWIFSLLWELLPLWRARGFLSSDGAPLPHPSLLSYIISLTSGLSSLPFIYRTSYRGSLFAVTVDTLAKQGAQGGGQWWNLPNDVPAPTVTPHAMGKRPNLLALQLSDSTLADIIARLQAGQKLSGSSPFSSAFNSLSLDKESGLLMFKGDKKPRVWVVPTQLRRDLIFSVHDIPLGAHQRPEETYKKLRLLGWWPGMQEHVRDYCRSCLFCIPRNLIGSELKVIESPWPLRSTAPWSNLQIEVVGPVTISEEGHKHVLIVADPNTRWVEAFPLKPYTHTAVAQVLLQHVFARWGVPVRLEAAQGPQFARHVLVSCGLALGAQVASLSRDLQFPCLTSSGAYWEFKRALKEFIFLHGKKWAASLPLLHLAFRASSTDATPFKVLTGGESRLTEPLWWEMSSANIEGLKMDVFLLQLIGELLELHWRVADKASEKAENRRFKRESQEKEWNVGDQVLLLSLPRNGSSAKWVGPFYIGDRLSLSLYRIWGFPTPEKLGCIYPSSLMKAFAKSGTPLSFKVLEQ, from the exons GAATACCTGAAGGGCCTGTGTAACCCGGAGCTGTGGAAGGAGGTTCGCTACCCACCGATCCTGCACTGTGCCTTCCTTGGGGCCCAAGGCCTCTTCTTGGACTGCCTCTGCTGGAGCACGCTGGCCTACCTGGTGCCTGGCCCCCCTGGCTCCCTGATGGTGGGCGGGCTGACTGAGTCTTTCGTCATGACACAGAACTGGCTGGAGGAGCTGGTGGGGCGACTGCGCTGGGGCCCTGCCCCTCTGCTGACCCCCCGGGggatctgggaggctgaggtgacccGGGCCTTTGGGGCCCTGGTTTGGATCCGTGGTGACCAGCATGCAGGGGACCTACTGCAGCTGCCCCCAGCAGTCCAGGAGCTGCTGCTGAGCCTGGTGCGGGATGCTGCGGGCAAGGAAGACATCATCGAGTGGCTCAGCCGCTTCGGCATCTCTGACTCCCACTCTGATCCAGAGGTTCTAATCTGCCCTCCCCAGCAGCAGAAGGAAGCCCCAGCCATGGTGTCTGTGGGAGAGAGTCCTGGACCCTTTGTGGACATGGGGACCCTCCAGAACAGGGTCCCAGAAAATTCAAAGAGATTATCTAGCCTGGGAGCCACTGGGTCCCTGATCCCAGCCCAGAGTACACCGCAGGAGGCAGCAAACCAGCTGGTACG GGTCGGTTCCAACAGCCAAGGTGGTATGGACAGTGCTCAAGAGGAAGGGCCAGTGCAAGCCACCAGCAGCCAAGACTCCACGAACCACACACAAGCCTTGTTGAAGCAAAAGCAGGTCCAGAGGATAGAAGATAAACTCCTCTTCCAACCTCCAGTATCAGCCCTGGGTGTGTGCCCATCCTGGAAGGCCTGGACCCCGGGGCCAGCCTTTGGGCCATTGTGGCCGGGGGCTATTGCTGCAACCTTCTGGAGGATCAATGAGCTGCATTCTCTCCATCTGGCCTGGCTCCTGTCCCAGGCATGCTTCAATTTCCCCTTCTGGCAGAGGCCTCTGGGCCCCATTCAGTTGAAGCTGCCAGGGCAGAATCCTTTGCCCTTAAATCTGGAGTGGAAGCAGAAGGAGCTGGCTCCTCTGCCCAGTGCAGAGAGCCCAGCTGGTAGACCAGATGGGGGGCTGGGAGGAGAAGCAGCCCTGCAGAATTGCCCAAGGCCAGAGATTCCCCCAAAAGTTACGAGTTTATTGGTGGTCCCTGGGAGCTCAGATGTAAAAGACAAAGTCAGCTCGGATCTTCCACAGATAGGGCCACCCTTGACCTCTACACCCCAACTACAGGCTGGAGGTGAGTCGGGGGATCAAGGGAGTATGCAGTTGGATTTTAAGGGACTGGAAGAGGGACCCGCTCCAGTGCTGCCAACAGGGCAAGGGAAGCCCATGGCTCAAGGGGAACTGACAGATCAGTCAGTACCTGGAGCTCAAACAGTGCCTGAAACTCTCAAAGTGCCCATGGCTGCAGCAGTGCCCAAAGCTGAAAATCCCCCAAGAACTCAAGTGCCACCTGCAGCTCCCAAAGTGCCTACCTCCCAAATGATGCCGGCAGTGCACACAGAGCCTGCAGCTCCCAAAGTGCCTTCGGCTCCTACAAAGCCAGCAGCTCAATTGATGGCCACAGCTCAAAAAACAGTTGTGAATCAACCAGTGTTGGCAGCTCAAGTGGAACCCACAACTCCAAAAACTCCCCAGGCTCAGAAGATGCCTGTAGCGAAAACATCACCTGCAGGTCCCAAAACACCCAAAGCTCAAGCCGGGCCTGCAGCTACAGTTTCCAAAGCACCTGCAGCTTCCAAAGCACCTGCAGCTCCCAAAGTACCTGTGACCCCCAAAGTTTCCAGAGCTCCCAAAACGCCTGCAGCTCAGAAGGTGCCCATGGATGCAGGGCCAACCTTGGATGTAGCCAAACTTCTGAGTGAGGTCCAACCTACATCAAGGGCTAGTGCCTCCTTACCAAAGGGCCAGGGGCAGGCTGGAAGGCAGGGTCCCCAGCCCAGCGGCACCGTGGCCCTCAGCAGTAAGCACCAGTTTCAGATGGAGGGGCTCCTGGGGGCGTGGGAGGGGGCCCCAAGGCAGCCGCCTCGCCACCTGCAAGCGAACAACACAGTGACCAGCTTCCAGAGGTACCACGAGGCCCTGAATACACCCTTCGAGCTGAACCTGTCAGGGGAACCTGGAAACCAGGGGTTGCGGCGAGTGGTCATTGATGGCAGCAGCGTGGCCATGGT GCACGGCCTCCAGCACTTCTTCTCCTGCCGAGGCATTGCCATGGCAGTGCAGTTTTTTTGGAACCGGGGACACCGAGAGGTCACTGTGTTTGTACCCACCTGGCAGCTGAAGAAGAACCGGAGGGTGAGAG AAAGCCACTTTCTGACGAAGCTACACTCGCTCAAGATGCTTTCAATCACACCCTCCCAGCTGGAGAACGGCAAGAAGATCACCACCTACGATTATAG GTTCATGGTAAAGCTGGCAGAGGAGACAGATGGCATCATTGTTACCAATGAGCAGATTCACATCCTGATGAATAATTCCAAGAAACTGATGGTCAAAGATCG CTTGCTGCCTTTCACCTTTGCGGGGAATCTCTTCATGGTGCCTGATGACCCCCTGGGCCGTGATGGCCCCACCTTGGATGAATTTCTGAAGAAGCCAAACAG GTTGGACACTGACATTGGCAACTTCCTGAAGGTGTGGAAGACccttcctcccagctcagccagtGTCACTGAGCTGAGTGATGACGCTGACTCTGGGCCCCTGGAGAGTCCGCCGAATATGGAAGAAgtcagggaagagaaggaggagaggcagGATGAGGAGCAGAGACAGGGGCAGGGCACGCAGAAGGCGGCTGAGGAGGACGACCTTGACTCTTCGCTGGCATCAGTGTTCAGGGTGGAGTGCCCGTCCCTTTCAGAGGAGATCCTGCGGTGCCTCAGCCTTCATGATCCCCCCGATGGGGCCCTGGACATTGACCTCCTGCCAGGGGCAGCTTCTCCCTACCTGGACATCCCCTGGGATGGACAGGCTCCCTGCCAGCAGGTTCTTGCCCACCTGGCCCAGCTCACCATCCCCAGCAACTTCACCGCACTCTCCTTCTTCGTGGGCTTCATGGACTCCCACAGGGATGCCATCCCTGACTATGAAGCCCTTGTGGGCCCCCTGCACAGCCTCCTCAAGCAGAAGCCTGACTGGCAGTGGGATCAGGAGCATGAGGAGGCCTTCCTGGCCCTGAAGCGAGCCCTGGTGTCTGCCCTCTGCCTGACGGCCCCCAACTCCCAGCTGCCCTTCCACCTGGAGGTGACCGTTAGCCATGTGGCCCTGACGGCCATCCTCCATCAGGAGCACTCAGGGAGGAAGCACCCCATAGCCTATACCTCAAAACCCCTCCTCCCTGACGAGGAGAGCCAGGGCCCCCAGTCAGGGGGAGACAGCCCCTATGCCGTGGCCTGGGCCCTCAAGCATTTTTCCCGCTGCATCGGAGACACCCCCGTGGTCTTGGACCTTTCCTATGCTTCCCGGACCACGGTGGACCCTGAGGTGCGGGAGGGCCGCAGGGTTTCCAAAGCTTGGTTGATCCGATGGTCCCTCTTGGTTCAGGACAAAGGCAAGAGGGCCCTGGAATTggccctcctccagggcctgctgggGGAGAACCGCCTGCTGACCCCTGCGGCCTCCATGCCTCGCTTCTTCCAGGTTCTGCCGCCTTTCTCTGACCTGTCCACGTTTGTCTGCATCCACATGTCGGGCTACTGCTTCTACCGTGAGGATGAGTGGTGTGCTGGCTTTGGTCTCTATGTTCTATCGCCCACCAGTCCCCctgtttccctttccttctcctgcTCCCCTTACACACCAACCTATGCCCACCTGGCAGCCGTGGCCTGTGGCCTGGAGCGCTTTGGCCAGTCCCCACTCCCAGTGGTTTTCCTCACTCACTGCAACTGGATCTTCAGCCTTCTGTGGGAGCTGCTGCCCCTCTGGAGGGCTCGGGGCTTCCTGTCCTCCGATGGGGCTCCACTCCCTCACCCAAGCCTGCTCTCCTACATTATATCCCTCACCTCTGGCCTCTCATCCCTTCCGTTTATCTACCGAACCTCCTACCGGGGCTCTCTGTTTGCTGTGACAGTGGACACCCTGGCCAAGCAGGGTGCCCAGGGGGGTGGGCAGTGGTGGAATTTGCCAAACGATGTGCCAGCCCCTACAGTGACTCCCCATGCCATGGGCAAGAGGCCCAATTTGCTGGCATTACAGCTGAGCGACAGCACCCTAGCCGATATCATTGCCAGGCTGCAGGCTGGGCAGAAACTGTCCGGCTCTTCACCGTTTAGTTCTGCCTTTAACTCACTCAGCCTCGACAAGGAGAGTGGCCTGCTTATGTTCAAGGGAGATAAGAAGCCCAGGGTCTGGGTAGTCCCGACGCAACTCCGGAGGGATCTGATTTTCTCTGTGCATGACATTCCCTTGGGGGCCCACCAGAGGCCCGAAGAGACCTACAAGAAGTTGCGTTTGCTGGGGTGGTGGCCCGGGATGCAGGAGCATGTGAGAGATTACTGCAGGAGCTGCTTGTTCTGCATCCCTCGAAATCTCATAGGCAGTGAGTTGAAGGTTATTGAGTCTCCATGGCCACTCAGGTCGACCGCCCCCTGGTCGAACCTGCAGATCGAGGTGGTGGGCCCGGTCACCATCAGTGAGGAGGGCCATAAGCATGTGCTTATTGTGGCGGACCCGAACACCAGGTGGGTGGAGGCATTCCCCCTGAAGCCCTACACACACACGGCTGTGGCCCAGGTGCTGCTTCAGCATGTGTTTGCAAGGTGGGGTGTTCCTGTGAGGCTGGAGGCAGCCCAGGGGCCCCAATTTGCCCGGCATGTCCTTGTGAGCTGTGGGCTGGCCCTGGGAGCCCAAGTAGCCTCCCTGAGTAGGGACCTCCAGTTCCCCTGCCTGACGAGCTCAGGGGCCTACTGGGAATTCAAGAGGGCCCTCAAGGAGTTCATCTTCCTGCATGGGAAGAAGTGGGCGGCCTCCCTGCCCTTGCTGCACCTGGCCTTTAGGGCCTCCTCCACTGACGCCACACCATTCAAGGTCCTGACTGGGGGTGAGTCAAGGCTCACAGAGCCCCTGTGGTGGGAGATGAGCTCTGCAAACATTGAAGGGCTCAAGATGGACGTCTTCCTGCTACAGCTGATAGGGGAGCTGCTGGAGCTCCATTGGAGGGTGGCTGACAAGGCAAGTGAAAAGGCTGAGAACAGGCGTTTCAAGCGGGAGAGCCAGGAGAAGGAGTGGAATGTGGGTGACCAGGTGCTTTTGCTGTCCCTCCCCAGGAATGGCAGCAGTGCCAAATGGGTGGGTCCCTTCTATATTGGGGACCGTCTGAGCCTGTCACTCTATAGGATATGGGGCTTCCCAACCCCAGAGAAGCTGGGGTGCATCTATCCCAGCAGTCTGATGAAGGCCTTTGCCAAGAGTGGCACCCCCCTGTCCTTCAAGGTTTTGGAGCAGTGA